In Lactuca sativa cultivar Salinas chromosome 5, Lsat_Salinas_v11, whole genome shotgun sequence, the DNA window TGAGAGAGTGTTTGATAAATGTTTGGCTCCATCAACATCCACAGGAGAGGGATGTGACAACATGACCATGATTTTGGTTCAATTCAAGAAGCCAATCCAGGCATCTACTGCTGAAGCACAAGAAATAGAACAAGTGGATGAGGGTAAACTAAAAAATGCTGCTGATGAATGAATGAATATGCCCCAAAAACAAatcaatcatcatcatcatcatcatcatcatcatcatcatcatagtgTTTGTTACTTTGTTGGTAGTATATATGTTGGTAGAAGTCACACTACCTCACTTTTTAGATgtctataaattttttttaagtattttttcGGTTTGAATGTAAAGGAAAAGTCATTTTGTTTGTTGTTGGTAATAATTATTTGACTGGATATTCTTATGAATAGGACTAggagggtatttatgtctttttttttttacataggAGAGATTGAGGCAGAGTCACCTTTCATTAGTTTCAGTCTTAGTATGTCAAACGTAGTGCAAGATATTCCCTTCACGTTGTACAAAGCATATGGGGTCAAGTATGTCAATTTCGTTTTCTTCTCTTGTCTTGGTAAAATTCTGCTAAAAGTTGCAAATAAACCACTATGGGTGTGTTTGGCAACGAGGTTTTAGGAGGTTGAAGTTTTTAGCTTATAAGAAAGGTAGAATTAAGGAAAATGATTTGTTTGAGAGGATgggtttacatttttttttttttttgtagaaagTTTTTAATCTAAGAACTACTTCAAATAAGAGTATCTACTTTGGTAATTTCAAAAAGGTCGAACATTTAACTTTAAAGAGATTGAGTAGCCTTTAGTCCCTTATGCTAGCCACCTAAGAATATCCATTATGGTAAATTCAAAAAACGTCCATGAATTTATTATACAATAGTGCGCTCAAAGTTCATGTGAGATCCTATGGATCCGGTGAACGATCACTTAGTAGACGTGCACATCGATGGTCCTAGAACGGTCCTGAGTTAGTTTTGGAATAATCTATGTTTTTTCGGACCGGGCTGGATGGTCTCGTGtcggtttgttttttttttttaaatttatcagTCTTGGTCTTGCGATTTTTGTGTGTGCCTTTTCGGTTTCGCTTTTGAGTTTTTCCATTGATAAAATATGTTATTAACACCAAAATAATGCATTAagatttaataaaaatgaaatgctaaagtttaataaaagaaAGAAGGGAAGAAATTGGATGATGTGagattaaaaaaatatgtaattaaCAGTTTAACACAAATTATATGTATACAAACTTTAGTTTTAGTCTTTTTTGAGAGAGGTCTCGGATCAGTCTTAGACGGTTTGGTTTCGGTCCTTTTTCAAGACTAGTTCGAAACCGGTAATTTGTTTATATCTAGTTTATGGCTTCAGAGGCGGTCTACCATTTTGTCATCTATACTTTGTATTTTACTTTTTACCTTTTTCTCTAATATTGagtttatgttttatatttttttaatttatctaAAACACATACTAAAAAATGAAATGAATATTATTTTCAATAGATTACACCATTAGATAGAATTAGTTAACACCTTCAAAGCAATGTTGAGTATGTTTATAAAATTTCTTTCTAGcaaaaaatttgtttttagttTTAAGTAAAATGGTGTTGATGTTATTATATTTTagtattataaaaatattttctttttgtttataatttaacataatatatatagagtacattattaattaataattaatatcgGTTGGACCTATTCATAAATCTTTAAAATATTTATAGATAGTGAAAACGAGTTTATAAAATTTAGAGGTTTATATATTAACAGTAAGGCATATCAAATATTGATTAATAATGTTTTGGATCTGTAAAAAAATAATACGTGTAATTAGTTGGATCTGGATATAATTTGGTGATGATCTGATTTGACTAACCAAATAATTAAATAGAGTATGATTTgattcatcttttatttatcaacaTTGTGgcattataaaatataattattagaaACTTTTTTTTATCGTTAATTGTGATCGTTAAACTAATTATATTTTCTAAAACAATAGattgaaatataaatataaataaaaagtgttataGCAAAATAAATAGAGAAGAAGAAAGTAATTCAGTTTGATTCATATGTTAAAGGAATTTGAAGGAATTGTGATTCCCTTGTATAGCTAGCTAGATCCTAGCGAGAAAGACATAAAGATGCATAATCTTATCCTCTGTTCTGCCTTTTACAATTTCCTTAAAGTTAAAGGTTCTAGTAGGCAAAGACTCATTATGTTTCTTAATACTTTAAGATATTCATAtgttactttttttttattaaaaatatgtaaataatattagggttaatattataaaatatttgtttcttaTATCACTTTTTTTCAGTTATATCAAATATGTCACTAAATTTTTTAATATGTTCTAAATCGAGTTATTATGTCACATTAGATGCCAATCAATCAAGTTATTATGACATATCAGATTCAGATGTTATAATAATGGATGGAATATCAACAACAAATacctaaataaataaaatatgtcgTTCAATATATTGAATGCCATAACCAATAATATTTAGGATTTACTATCAGTTTAACATGTTGAAATCTACGGAAAAATGAATAAAAACGGGAAAGATCAACAATTTAtcgaattaaataattaaaataaaaaataattaaaataaaaaactgttagtattttttttttttttttaaactttatacAAAAAGAAAATACCCTAATTCCACAAAAACTCTGTTCTTCGACTCAATTTAGCGGCGCTCGAGATTTTGGAGGTTGCAGGTTAAAAACGAACGACACAAGTCACAACCAAAGAAACCACCAAGATGgacggaggaggaggaggagtagTTCCGGAATCAATAACGGAGGCAGCGAATAGAACTTCAATCAACTTTCAAGAATTCCAAACTAATTTCCTCGATTTCTTGCCTCTTTGCGACTCTGATACTCTTTCCGAATTGGACCCTCTTCAGCGTGCTCAATCTCTCCTCTTGCTCGCAAAAGCCACCACAACACTCTTCACATGTATCTATTTCTCTTTCTCCCTTCTTCTGCAAACACACAATCACATCTAATTTTGCAACTGTTTGTTTGTTTCTCAGTGAAGTTGCGTTGCAATGGCGTCGACCCAGATGACCATCCTGTCAGATCGGAACTTGTAGGGTTTTTTTTGTGCCTTTTCACGTTTTTGCTGCATTTGGGTCAAATTGGGTTTGTTGGAAGCTCAATTGAACTTCGTTTCATCATTATCATTTCGTTAATTATCAAGTTCTTGGAACTGTAGGAGCGATTGAACTTGTATCAGGAGAAGCTCGATAGGTCTTTAAATTTGAGCAAAGGTAAGTTTTTTTCCCAAATACTTTATTCCAGTTCCAAAGTATGGAACTTTTAAGAAATCCAACGTTAATGGCATCTTAATTTGGGTATATGTGAATGTCTTCTTGCAGCCCCCTTGCGACCTTCTGCTACATTAAACTATCAGGCTGCAACCAGATTCATTGAGCATTCGTTGCCTGACCTTACTTCTGGTAGGTGAACAACGGCGTTCTTTAATTAGGTTTTGTTTTCTGATAATTGATACAGTTACTGAAATATTTGTTGATAGATCAAAGAAAGAACATGAGGGAAATCAGTAGACGAGAGGGGGTAAAATCTGGAAATGTTAGTAAGAAGAGGAAGTATCTTTCATCTGATAAACCTTCTGTCCGAACTGCTGCCCAAGAGTTTCTTGAAAAAGCAGCTCGTGAGCTTCTTGGCAATGATAAAAGTTCCTTCAAGGGGCCTTTAAAGCctcaagatgaagatgaagatgacatGGCTGTCACTTGATTCTTAGGTATCTTTGATATTCTAACACGTTTATTAAAGTCTTAGAGGTTTTTCTTTGATAGATTTTCATTTATTTGTCAAGATTCTGGCTAACAAAATGATGCATTGGACCCTTAGATTGATTGTTGTCgatcaacaaaaaaataaaaaagaaaaatcaaattcTTTGTCCTACCAAAAAGGTTGTTTGTGACACTGATATGTTTGTATGCGTGTGAAAAAGGGTAAAATAACATTGTGGATTTGGTGATAATGAAATTTTGGCATCAATATGTTTAGGGTTTGGAAGTTTAATAAAAGATTTATGGTCCATATGAATAGGGTTACTTACCATGAATATTTTGGAAGTTTATTGTTTTTTCTTACAACATGTGTTGTTTTGTGCAGGATGGCATGGCTGGTGTTTGTAAGTCTCTTTGTTTTTTATTTGGTGGGTttatatgaatgaatgaatgtatgTTATGATTTATAAAGTAGGATTATGTAGTAAATTTAAGTTGGTAGTTATGGTATAACAAGTTTACCTtaaatgaaaatcagatcaaaaTTGGTTATCTTTCatacaatttctttttatttaatttaatttaaaaataaagagtccataatgattatataatatatgtataaaatGTCTATAAATTTAgttaaatttaaatatataatatatatagttTCATTACATAGTTTTATATGTGAAGAATAATAATATGAGTTTATTCATTTTTAATGGATTTTTTCCATAAAAAAACTGAcattataaattttttttggactttttttttcaaaaaagacTAAGAGTTTACATATTACTTGTAATTTCAGAACCAAGCCGGTTACCATTCACCAATGACAACCGGTAAATGGTTTTTTTTTCCGTAAAAGACTTTATATTTTGTATCTTTTTTCCTTTTAGacctaaaattcatatatatatatatatatatatatatatatatatatatatatatatatatatatatatatatatatatatatatatatatatatatatatatatatatatatatatatatctcaaacTTTAACCAATTCCTTATTGTTTTATTAATGAAGCCGGGTACTAAGAGATAAACTTGTATCCTTATATCCTGCTAATACACGTACGACCTAAGCATTGATTAGATAAACAATAACCAATTCTAAAATCCTAGGTCATGTTTATGTTTCTTCTTCTTATACACTATATTTGGTCCATTGAAATAGTTTTTACCTACAAGTTAGGAATACAAACTTAGTAACTATACAATTATCGCGGTCTAAAATCTTATAGCGGTCACTTGTTGTGATTTAAAATAGCGGTTCTCGCGGTGTGATTAaggtttttaatatatatatatatatatatatatatatatatatatatatatatatatatatatatatatatatatatatatatatatatatatatatatataatcacaaaaCTAACATGTTTACAAGTTAAAACTATAACCCGTTGCACAAAAAGAATTACAAATTAAATGCATAACTGAGGTTTGATTACAATTACAAATTAGATGCATTAACTGATGTTTAATTACAAATTAACCGAGTCTTTATATCTTTATCTGTTCCAACTTGTTTCCATTTGATTTCTTCCAATTTCTGATTTGGTCACAACGGTTAACAAAATGTGATTgagattataatattataagttgtgGGCTAATCCATatcaaagtatttttttttataaatctgtATAAAAATCTCAAAAAATCAAATAGCGGGAAAAAACCGGGATGCCGGTATAGAAATATCGGTGAAATAGCGGCTGATATCGACGATAATCTCGGCTCCGATATTTCAGAATGCTATTTGAAATCGGAATTTTGCAAACACCTGAGAAACGTTATCCCACCGAGATCACAATGCTATTAACTACCCACCTTAGTAATGAATGTTAAATGGAATTATACTATTTTAAGGATGAAGCTCCTATATTGATTTTTTGTCATAAGTTTGTTTTCACAAGATTAAGTATGTTTTCTGTTGTTGTCCCAAGGCTATTTTCCTAAGGTTTGGTTGTATACTTATTTTAATGGTGTATTGGACAGATTTGCAAGTAACTTGCTATTTTTACCTTTAAGCCTATTTTGTCTCACGTATTTATCAAAATTTTACATTGAATATAAAATTTATTTGGCACTTTATGTACGGAGAATCTCACGTCCTGTTCTAGAAGTTTTTTTTAAGGAGGAAAAGGGAAGGGAGGTTGTGttcttaagtttttttttaagagGAAAAGAAAAGGAATAAAATGAAGTTTGTTCTTGAGTTTCATTTATAGGCGGAAATGAGAAGAAATTGAAGAAAAGTAAAGTCTTTTCCCTTAAAATCTCTATTCCAAAAAATGAGATGATTAGGAAGGAAAGAGAAGGAAAGAAAATAGAGGGTTCCCCTTCCCCTTGCTTTTCTTTCCTTCTTTTTTCCCTCCATTTTCTTTCCATTCCTTCCCTTTCATTTCCTTTATTTTCCTTTCCCTCAATCTTAAACTCGATGACAAGGCGTCAAACATTAGTGATTTTTTTAGCTTTGTAACCCCCGACATGAAGCTAATGTCTGAAATCCTCCATCTATACAATGTTGAAGAGATGTGATTTCATGTTGGAGGTTACATATGTAAAGAATAACTAATGTTTGAGATCCACCATACATAAGGCGCCAAATAAATGTAGTATGCATtgtaaaacattgaaaaatactTTAGACAAAAATGGGCTTAAAGATAAAATATATTAACTTACTTGTCAAACTGTCCCAACACATTGTTAAAAATAAACATACCATTAAACCTTATGAAATTGTGATAACATTTGAAAACAAACAATCTTATGAAAAAAGTCGTGGGGCATGATGATATAGGGTTACCTAGGGTTTTAAAATTAGATATAGGAACTAACATGGTGTATAAGAAAGAGCAGAAACGTGACATAGGGTTTTAGAATCGATTATTTTTTTAGGTGATCGATGCTTAGAATGCATGTGAGTTAGAGAGAAATAAGGTTACTGCTAGTAACCGACTTTGTTAATGGAATCACAAGGAATATGTTAAAGTtagtttattttgaaaaaaataatataaaaacaaaaaaattgcaaaatataaggtcttttatggAAAAAAAATACATGTTGGTAACTGGCTCGGGTACTAAAAtaacaagtaataaaaaaaaaagaaaaactagGTCTAAAAAAGTCAAAATATAAAAtctttaaaaaggaaaaaaaaaacttatttttaacCAATGATTTTAGGCTATAAACAAATAATACAAGGTTTGCCCATTTGTTTAACTTCAACCGTACAAAATAAATGAACATGAACATATAAAGAAATGAAATTTTTTCTATTTGTGTTTGTTTATGCTCATTTGTTAAAATGCTAAATAACCATAAATAAATGAACACaacaaacatacaaaaaaaatacaaatgaaCAAAAACCTAAACGAAGACTCACCCTTTAATAAATGAATTATATGCAAATCTGACGCTATAAAACATCTCGGATCTAGCAATAATATAAGAATAAAGTCTAaattttatctttatataaattTAAGGTCAGACATATTTTTGAATTCAACAGTAGTAGGATAAATGGGGAGGTAGATATAGGTAGGTGGTGTGTAAAATACAGTCTATAAAATAACCTTTAAATAAAaatctagttttaaatttataaaactgaATAAACCAAAATTAAGACTATCTACACCAAGTAGTGTACATGATCATAAATAACATAGTTTAGAAAAGTAAGGATGCCGAATACATGGGGAACGAATATGTACTTCTATTATTATATCTAGTTATTAATCATCCTTAAAAGAAAGCGTATACAGTTAATAATGATTAATGTATCATCCCAAGAACACAGAGGACAACAATTTctactagggatgaaagtgggtccaaacccggaccggatggacccggacccggaaccggttaacgggattttatagaaccggaaaccggaccggtatataggaaccggttccggttcggttccgggtaaagtgggtctagaaccggaaaacccgaaaacatcaaagtgggtaggttggaaccggataaagtgggtttagacccggaaaacccga includes these proteins:
- the LOC111887291 gene encoding uncharacterized protein LOC111887291, with the protein product MDGGGGGVVPESITEAANRTSINFQEFQTNFLDFLPLCDSDTLSELDPLQRAQSLLLLAKATTTLFTLKLRCNGVDPDDHPVRSELERLNLYQEKLDRSLNLSKAPLRPSATLNYQAATRFIEHSLPDLTSDQRKNMREISRREGVKSGNVSKKRKYLSSDKPSVRTAAQEFLEKAARELLGNDKSSFKGPLKPQDEDEDDMAVT